Proteins found in one Streptomyces sp. NBC_00461 genomic segment:
- a CDS encoding MHYT domain-containing protein, producing the protein MHGTVDGFRYGAVTPAAAYLMACLGGALGLRCIVRSLLNEESWKPGWLALGAASIGCGIWTMHFIAMLGFQVKETGIRYDTGLTLLSLALAIIVVGIGVFIVGYRGSGKITLGVAGVVTGIGVAVMHYLGMAAVEVNGDIRYDPLTVALSVAIAIVAATAALWAAVSIRGFMTSLGASLVMGVAVSGMHYTAMAAVSVHVHDNGNGAWAGDSPTSLLLPMLLGPAVFLLLAGVVVMFDPLLVLGDGEWSRSATSRRTSAAKEANEPVPQHSSAGFAEPVGQARRRQDHYGTAAPQWAPPPGHDW; encoded by the coding sequence ATGCACGGCACGGTTGACGGGTTCCGCTATGGCGCGGTGACCCCTGCGGCTGCCTATCTGATGGCCTGTCTGGGAGGGGCGCTGGGACTACGCTGCATCGTCCGGTCCCTGCTCAACGAGGAGTCATGGAAACCCGGTTGGCTGGCGCTCGGCGCCGCGTCGATCGGCTGCGGCATCTGGACGATGCACTTCATCGCCATGCTCGGCTTCCAGGTCAAGGAGACCGGGATCCGCTACGACACGGGTCTCACCCTGCTGAGCCTGGCCCTGGCGATCATCGTGGTCGGCATCGGCGTGTTCATCGTCGGCTACCGCGGCTCCGGCAAGATCACGCTGGGCGTCGCCGGCGTGGTCACCGGTATCGGTGTCGCCGTCATGCACTACCTCGGCATGGCCGCGGTGGAGGTGAACGGCGACATCCGGTACGACCCGCTCACCGTCGCCCTGTCCGTCGCCATCGCCATCGTCGCCGCTACCGCCGCGCTGTGGGCGGCCGTCAGCATCCGCGGCTTCATGACGAGCCTCGGGGCCAGCCTGGTCATGGGTGTGGCGGTGTCCGGCATGCACTACACGGCCATGGCGGCCGTCAGCGTCCATGTGCACGACAACGGCAACGGGGCCTGGGCGGGCGACTCGCCCACCTCCCTGCTGCTGCCCATGCTCCTGGGACCGGCCGTCTTCCTGCTGCTGGCCGGGGTGGTGGTCATGTTCGACCCGCTTCTGGTGCTGGGCGACGGCGAGTGGAGCAGGTCGGCCACGTCCCGGCGGACCTCGGCGGCCAAGGAGGCGAACGAGCCCGTACCGCAGCACAGCAGCGCCGGCTTCGCCGAGCCGGTCGGCCAGGCCCGCCGCCGGCAGGATCACTACGGGACCGCCGCACCGCAGTGGGCCCCACCGCCCGGCCACGACTGGTGA
- a CDS encoding metallophosphoesterase family protein, whose amino-acid sequence MSDSSRDTAEGAGWGSTERGEYKRLMPHRVEKLSWLSPKTLWAARNGVLASWFGDPTGRTRSRWVAQRQAAGAPADKVIRREDADRFSFMVIGDTGEGDDPQYAVVPGFLKVGQGTDFAVIASDVIYPVGSADDYATKFFGPYQDYRAPIYAIPGNHDWYEDLGAFMHVFCEDAPPLAPEPAARPLTRAWARGLLWHRPRPKDGQRLDEARQLRSEPDQRAVQPGPYWAVDAGPVRIIGIDTGLLGTIDAEQGAWLREVSKGPRPKILITGSPLYVDGEHHPCTIEGGNGTVDDIVRDPEHHYVAAIGGDIHNYQRYPVQVDGRTIQYVVSGGGGAFMHATHTIPRVDIANVTEKDFRCYPLRGDSLAFYSRLYGRRLRLPRLFTLTEHEAMAVIAERLGIPPTRAPGGPVRVTRRARIVASLLGAGGRPDRTSRLRLPVRKIYTQLFSPSSATYSPPFFKCFLRLDVTPEAIRLRCFAATGNRAQEVEPPVEDEFTIPLT is encoded by the coding sequence GTGTCTGACTCTTCACGCGATACCGCCGAAGGCGCCGGCTGGGGCTCCACAGAGCGCGGCGAGTACAAGCGGCTGATGCCGCACAGGGTAGAGAAGCTCTCCTGGCTCAGCCCCAAAACACTGTGGGCCGCTCGCAACGGCGTGCTGGCCTCCTGGTTCGGGGACCCCACGGGCCGTACCCGCAGCAGATGGGTGGCCCAGCGCCAAGCCGCGGGCGCACCCGCGGACAAGGTGATCCGGCGTGAGGATGCGGACCGGTTCTCGTTCATGGTCATCGGCGACACCGGGGAGGGCGACGACCCCCAATACGCGGTGGTACCGGGCTTCTTGAAGGTCGGTCAGGGGACGGACTTCGCTGTCATCGCCAGCGACGTCATCTACCCGGTCGGCAGCGCGGACGACTACGCCACCAAGTTCTTCGGCCCCTACCAGGACTACCGGGCGCCGATCTACGCGATACCCGGCAACCACGACTGGTACGAGGACCTCGGTGCCTTCATGCACGTCTTCTGCGAGGACGCCCCGCCCCTCGCGCCCGAGCCGGCGGCGCGCCCGCTGACCCGGGCCTGGGCACGCGGTCTCCTGTGGCACCGACCGCGCCCGAAGGACGGTCAACGCCTGGACGAGGCACGGCAGTTGCGGTCCGAGCCGGACCAACGGGCCGTCCAGCCGGGCCCGTACTGGGCCGTGGACGCCGGACCGGTACGGATCATAGGCATCGACACGGGCCTGCTCGGCACCATCGACGCCGAACAGGGCGCATGGCTGCGGGAGGTGTCGAAGGGCCCCCGGCCCAAGATCCTCATCACCGGCTCGCCCCTGTACGTCGACGGTGAGCACCACCCCTGCACCATCGAAGGGGGCAACGGCACCGTCGACGACATCGTCCGCGACCCCGAGCACCACTACGTCGCGGCGATAGGCGGCGACATCCACAACTACCAGCGCTACCCGGTCCAGGTGGACGGTCGCACGATCCAGTACGTCGTCTCGGGCGGCGGCGGCGCGTTCATGCACGCCACCCACACCATCCCCCGCGTCGACATCGCGAACGTCACCGAGAAGGACTTCCGCTGCTACCCGCTGCGCGGTGACTCCCTCGCCTTCTACAGCAGGCTCTACGGACGCCGCCTGCGCCTGCCGCGCCTGTTCACCCTCACCGAGCACGAGGCGATGGCCGTGATCGCCGAGCGGCTCGGCATTCCGCCGACCCGTGCCCCGGGCGGGCCGGTACGCGTCACCCGCCGGGCCCGCATCGTGGCCAGTCTGCTGGGTGCCGGCGGCCGCCCCGACCGCACCTCGCGCCTGCGCCTCCCGGTCCGCAAGATCTACACGCAGCTGTTCTCGCCGAGTTCGGCGACGTACAGTCCGCCCTTCTTCAAGTGCTTCCTGCGTCTGGACGTCACTCCGGAGGCGATCCGGCTGCGCTGCTTCGCCGCCACCGGCAACCGCGCCCAGGAGGTCGAACCGCCGGTCGAGGACGAGTTCACCATTCCCCTGACCTGA